GGCTACGTGAAGAAGCGCTCACGCGTATTAATCACTACTTCTCCGCAGATAATGACCGATTAGTGCCTGATTTATCGATTAAAATGAATGCAGATCAACAACATTTGATTTTAGTTGATACCGTCAAGTCCAGGTTATTTTTATATAAAAAATCGGCTAACGGTCTAGCATATGTGTCTGACCACTATATTACTATCGGAAAAAATGGTGCGGATAAGACGCTAGAGGGCGACAAGCGCACCCCAGTTGGACTTTACTTTTCCAGCAAAAAATTGACGACACCTTTGTCCGATTTCTATGGAGAAGGTGCCTACCCACTAAACTATCCAAACGAACTAGATATCCACAATAAAAAGACGGGTTCCGGTATTTGGCTACATGGTACGCCAAAAGATACCTACAGTCGCCCGCCGCGTGCAAGTGATGGCTGTGTTGTGCTCAGCAACCCTGATATAAAAAAATTAGAACCTGTATTAATGAAAGGCAACGTACCCGTTATTATTTCAGATAATATTCAATGGGTTGACAATCACAGCGCTACTAGGAAAACAGCTACAATTGAGTCGCTCAATAAAGCAATAGAGAAATGGCGTGCCGATTGGGTGTCTCAAAATACCAATCACTATTTAAGCAACTATTCAAAAGATTTTTTTTACAGCGATGGAAAACTTTCAGAGTGGTCTGAACATAAGCGTCGCGTGCAAGCAAGCAAACCAAAAGTTACAATTAACATTAACAATGTAAGTATGTTTAGCTATCCTTTACACAGCCATCACGCTAAAAAAATGATGGGTAATGATGAGATTATAGTGGTTAATTTTGAACAATATTATGAAAGTCCTTCTTTGAAAAATAAAATGCGTAAACGTCAATATTGGAAGCATGAAAATAATCAATGGAAAATCATGTACGAAGGCGCTGGATGAATATGATGATAACTAAACAAATAAAGCGATGGCTTATTGCATTAACATTCAGCATTGCCACCATCCATTCACATGCTGCTACCCAAGTAGAGTTCAAAACAAGCGAAGGTGATTTTATTGTTGAGCTATACCCTAGCAAAGCACCCATCACTGTTGCGAACTTTTTACAATATGTGAAGGATGGTTTTTATACAAAAACTATTTTCCATCGCGTTATTAATGACTTTATGATTCAAGGTGGTGGTTTTGAGCGCGATTTATATGAGAAGCCAACACGTAATCCAATCAAAAACGAAGCCAATAACGGTCTAAAAAACAAAGTTGGTACAATTGCTATGGCGCGTACCAGCGATCCAGATTCAGCTACCGCACAATTCTTTATCAATCTGAGTGATAATGCTTTTTTAGACCACAAAGGCCCTCAACCAGACCAGATTGGGTACTGTGTGTTTGGTCAAGTCATCAGCGGCATGGAGGTGGTTAAAAAAATAGGCATTATTCCAACTGGCCAAGTTTCTCGTTTTAGTGATGTCCCAACTAAGCCTATCAAAATCAATAGCGTTAAATTACTTGAAAAAGTTAACGCCCAATAATTTTTCATCCATTAAACTTTAAGGATTGTCGTGGTAAAACTCTCAACAAATTTTGGCGATATAACGCTAGATCTTGATGCCGAAAAAGCACCAATTACAGTAGCTAACTTTATACAATACGTAGAAAGTGGTTTTTACGATGGTTTAATTTTTCATCGCGTGATTAATGATTTCATGATTCAGGGCGGCGGCATGGATGCCCAGATGAAGCAAAAAAGCACAGAAGCCGAAATACAAAACGAAGCAGATAATGGCTTAACTAACAATACATACACCATTGCAATGGCACGCACCTCTGCACCGCACTCTGCAAGTAGTCAGTTTTTTATTAATGTGAATAATAATGATTTCTTAAATCACACATCTCAAACGCCTAGCGGCTGGGGTTACTGTGTATTTGGTAAAGTCATTGAAGGCATGGATGTTGTAGACAAAATTAAATCTGTTAAAACTGGCTCTAAAGGGGGTCATCAAGATGTTCCAGTTGATCCAGTTATTATTGAAAAAGCGACTATTTGCTAATCAGCTATACAGGTATGCCTCATAGCATCTTCATTTCTGATTGTCATTTATGTGAATCTCGCCCAGCCATTATTGATAGCTTTATCAGTTTTTTAGCGCATACTGCTGTCAATGCAGATGCGCTTTATATTTTAGGCGACTTATTTGAGTATTGGGCAGGCGATGATGTCATCAGCACTGGTGTACATAGTCCGATTATTCAAGCGCTTCAACAGCTTAGCTCGCAAGGCGTCTGCCTATACATCATGCATGGCAATAGAGATTTTTTACTTGGTGATGCTTTTGCGAACGCAACCAATGCAACTATATTGGCCGATCCTACGATGGTTTCAATTTATGGTCAATCGATACTACTCAGTCATGGAGATAGTTTGTGCACTGATGATACCGATTACCAGCGCTTCAGAGCTGAGGTGCGGAGTGATGTATGGCA
This region of Methylophilaceae bacterium genomic DNA includes:
- a CDS encoding L,D-transpeptidase family protein, translating into MNFINQFSAHPTRLAQLLVVVCCTLLPWSATAINQNKLPSDIFTNVANRDVVESLLVKSLMQIAEGNTKQAMDTVNELIQTTPNFKLAHLIRGDLLAAQARQFGNHNAALISSSADEVKGLREEALTRINHYFSADNDRLVPDLSIKMNADQQHLILVDTVKSRLFLYKKSANGLAYVSDHYITIGKNGADKTLEGDKRTPVGLYFSSKKLTTPLSDFYGEGAYPLNYPNELDIHNKKTGSGIWLHGTPKDTYSRPPRASDGCVVLSNPDIKKLEPVLMKGNVPVIISDNIQWVDNHSATRKTATIESLNKAIEKWRADWVSQNTNHYLSNYSKDFFYSDGKLSEWSEHKRRVQASKPKVTININNVSMFSYPLHSHHAKKMMGNDEIIVVNFEQYYESPSLKNKMRKRQYWKHENNQWKIMYEGAG
- a CDS encoding peptidyl-prolyl cis-trans isomerase encodes the protein MITKQIKRWLIALTFSIATIHSHAATQVEFKTSEGDFIVELYPSKAPITVANFLQYVKDGFYTKTIFHRVINDFMIQGGGFERDLYEKPTRNPIKNEANNGLKNKVGTIAMARTSDPDSATAQFFINLSDNAFLDHKGPQPDQIGYCVFGQVISGMEVVKKIGIIPTGQVSRFSDVPTKPIKINSVKLLEKVNAQ
- a CDS encoding peptidyl-prolyl cis-trans isomerase is translated as MVKLSTNFGDITLDLDAEKAPITVANFIQYVESGFYDGLIFHRVINDFMIQGGGMDAQMKQKSTEAEIQNEADNGLTNNTYTIAMARTSAPHSASSQFFINVNNNDFLNHTSQTPSGWGYCVFGKVIEGMDVVDKIKSVKTGSKGGHQDVPVDPVIIEKATIC
- a CDS encoding UDP-2,3-diacylglucosamine diphosphatase, with the translated sequence MPHSIFISDCHLCESRPAIIDSFISFLAHTAVNADALYILGDLFEYWAGDDVISTGVHSPIIQALQQLSSQGVCLYIMHGNRDFLLGDAFANATNATILADPTMVSIYGQSILLSHGDSLCTDDTDYQRFRAEVRSDVWQSKFLNQPLSDRITYIESVRQKSDQEKSIKSMAIMDVNPIAVSQLLARYDYPTLIHGHTHRPMQHQHQINGQVCNRWVLGDWYEQGSYLRVDQEGFHSYQL